The Arabidopsis thaliana chromosome 5, partial sequence genomic interval atgatgatgatgatatagtTAAAGCTATTACTAGGTTTCTATGGTTTCATCCTGTTAATGAATTTGAGCCCTTTTTAGAGAGTTTAGGTTTGAAGCCGTCAGAGTTTAGTCATTTGATTCCTTGTGATAAGATGTTTTTGAATGAAGATGCTTTTTTGCTGGAGAACTATCATGTCTTTTGGAACTATGGAATTGGAAGGGAGAAGATGGGGAAGATCTTTAAGGAAGCTAGGGAAGTTTTCGGGTATGAAACCGGGGTTTTAGCTTCCAAGATTAAGTCTTATGAGGATTTGGGGTTTAGCAAATTGTTTCTATCGAAACTTATAGTTTGTAGCCCAAGTATCTTGATTGGGGATATGAATGTTGGACTGGCTAAGGTCATGGAGATGCTGAAAGCTATTGGTTTTGGTGTTGATTGGGTAACAGAGAACTTGTCAGAGGAGGTGTCTTATGATTGGAGCTCTATGCATAGATGTCTAAGTTTTCTTAGAGATTTGTatgttgatgaaaatgagCTATGTGAGTTAATCAGAAAGATGCCAAGACTTATTTTCGAGGATTCAGGGGAATGGACATTGATTCTAGCTGGGTTTGAAGCAAAACTAGGGTCATCCAGAAGTGAACTCTCTTCGTTGTTTCAGAAATTCCCTCAGTGTCAGAGTTTaggtaaatttgttttgaatttaaggCATTGCTTCTTGTTTCTGAAAGATATTGAGATGGATGATGACGAGATCGGTAAGATTTTCCGTTTGCACTCTTTGTGGATTGGTGTATCTCGTTTGAAGCAAACCAGTACCTTACTTATCAATTTGAAGGGTGGGAAAGGGCGGCTATGTCAAGTCATTCAAGAAAATCCAGAAGAGATGAAAAAATGGATTATGGGGTTAAGAGTCCAGCCATTACCAGCTACTGGATACAAGGTAAACACAAAGTCGAAAACAATGAAGACTCAGTTCTTGTTAGACCTCGGATACAAAGAAAACTCTGAGGAAATGGAGAGAGCACTCAAGAATTTCCGTGGCAAAGGATCTGAACTCCGAGAGAGATTTAATGTCCTCGTGAGTTTCGGTCTTACTGAGAAAGATGTCAAAGATATGGTGAAAGCATGTCCTAGTATCCTCACCCAGGCATGTGATATCTTAGAATCAAAGGTGAACTACCTTGTAAAGGAATTAGGTTATCCGCTTTCGACATTGGTGACTTTCCCAACATGTCTTAAGTACACTCTTCAGCGGATGAAGCTTCGATTTTCAATGTTCTCTTGGCTTCAAGATCGAGGAAAAGCAGACCCAAAGCTTCAAGTTAGTACTATACTTGTGTGCTCGGACAAGTTCTTTGCCACTAGATTTGTAAACCGTCACCCCGATGGGCCTAAGCATTTGGAAGACCTGAAGAAACTACTTGTGTGTTAGTAGAGATCAAGAATGCATCAGGATATATATAGTATTGACCACAACAATGCAAATGAGCCCCAAACACAAAGGAAAGATTCGATTTTGTATCTGATGAAGACATTTTTTTGAAGCAGTAGCTGCAGTTTTGTGTTATCTCCTGGAGCAGATTGCTATGTAAGTTTTACAAGttctatttcaattttttaaaagttggagaaaaaataaacaaatttgtttaatcTCAACAAATTTCAATGAAAGGAACTCATAATATAACTGTGGCAGAATTCGAGAATGAACTTGAACAAAAACTAACTGAATAACGAAACTCATTGAGAAGATTAAGGTATATAAAAACACTATAAAGAGAGATTATAATGTTATTCAAACATTATCATATAATCAAGCctcaaataaaatcaaataacgATGATCACAgtctttaagaaaaagaaaagccaCGTGGCACGAAGGTTTGACTAGTTGACTCCAACGTCCTTAACTGTTTTTGCTGACGTGGAATATTCGCGCTTTGGCTTTTTTATTAAGTACCATCTCTCTAACTAAAGCTCCTTCTTTGATGTTCTCTCTTCCGAGTTTCCTCTCTGTTTGTTTTCCCGGAAAGCGAGAGAAAGTGCGAGAAAATTCCaccattcttttcttcttttctcctttCGTTAGATGTCGGAGCTTAAACGTATCACTTTCTCTGCATAAAGCACCATTATTACTGAGAGTCGAGAGAGATTATAGTGATGAAAACCAAACAGCAATTGCGATTCCTCGCTACAATTCTGCTCACGACGATTCTATTTGTTCTGGCGAAGACTGATACTGATCCGCTTGAAGGTAAATTTCCAGATTCtcgtttcatttttctcagTCTAGGAGTGAATCCTAGCTAAGATTCTTGTTCGTCGttgttctctgtttcaatTTTACTTACTTAGGAACGAACTGTTACTTGATCATCACCAAAACACAGAAACCCTTTCTTGACTTGAAATTTCTATGGGTTTAGTCGCGAGTTTTAGATCTTTCGCTGTTACTTGATCATCACCAAATGACTGTTTAGTCTTCGGCTATATGTGATTGTTGTTTATTTGTGTTTCTCCGTTTAGTTTTGGCTCTTCAAGATCTCTACAAGTCTCTGAGAAATCCAGAACAGCTGAGAGGATGGAGATTAGAGGGTGGAGATCCATGCGGAGAAGCCTGGCTGGGAATTTCTTGTTCTGGTTCTTCTATAGTAGACCTGTAATCTCCTTGTTTAACCCTTTTcctcagtttttattttgtccgGTTCGAGCAAAATCTGATTCATTCTATCGCAGACAACTGCGAGAGTTAAAGCTTTTGGGCAGCCTTGGAAACCAGCTTCAACATCTCCACAATTTGAAGATTCTGTAAGCAAACTTTTCTGGTTCTTGATTGTTAACTTCATTGCGAGACAGAGTCATTGTATTGTTGATATTTATTCAAAGCATTGGTCTTTACTTTGTTTAGGGATGTAAGCTTCAATAACCTTGAGGGTGAAATTCCGTTTGGCTTGCCTCCTAACGCTACTCATATGTAAGTGTTTAAGCAAGTGCATTCATCTTTTAAGCATACATTCCAGTGCAATTCACGAGTGTTTTCGTTGTTTGCCGATTACAGAAACATGGCTTACAACAATCTGACCCAAAGTATCCCTTTTTCCTTACCTCTTATGACATCTCTTCAGTCTTTGTAAGTGGCTTATTCCAAATGGATATCTTTGAAATATCTCATCACATTGCTTTCCTTTTATACTGATTTGTTAAATAATGGCTTCCTCTGTCTTCTAGAAATTTGAGCCATAATTCATTATCTGGACCTCTTGGAAATGTGTTTTCTGGGTTACAGATTAAAGAAATGTGAGTCTTCTGTTCAGTTCTGTTAGTCTTTCATCACCATATATAGGTGCAAGATACCCattcatattcaaatattGACTTTGCTAGGGATCTGTCATTCAATAACCTGACGGGAGATCTACCGAGCTCTTTTGGGACTCTAATGAATCTGACTTCACTGTAAGTATCTGGTTTCTTATATCTGCTATCTGCTTTGTGCACGTTGGTATAACCTAATAACAGTTTTGATGCTGTGATAACAAAACTGCAGGTACCTCCAGAACAACAGATTAACAGGATCAGTCATATATCTCGCGGATCTTCCTTTAGCTGACCTGTAGTTTCACTCTCTTTGTGCTTTGATTTTCCATTTCATTGAACTTCCTTTATTTATGACCTAAACATATGTCTTCAGGAACATCGAAGATAACCAGTTCAGTGGTATTATCCCAAGTCATTTTCAGTCCATTCCTCATCTGTGGTGAGTTTATTATTCCCCCCTTCTCATAAATTGGCTCAGACACACCTATGACTCATGAAAATCATTGGTGTTTTCCTGAGCAGGATTTGGGGAAACAAGTTCCATGTAGAGCCCAACTATAAACCGTGGAAGTTCCCATTGGACGTCAGACCACTGATACAAAATGATACTGGCTATCCAACAACAGAGTCAAGTGCCATTATGAATTTTCCCAGACCTGAGACTCAGAaggtcaaaaagaagaagaaaggcaTAGGAGCAGGAAGTACCTTTTTACTGGTTGGTGGGTTAGCTTTGCTGGGAACTTTCTTTGCACTTTTCGCAGTTCGCATGAATCATCGACGTGCACAAAACCTTGCTGCTATTCACAGAAGCAACAATAGCATAGCATACTCTCTTCCAGTCAGTACAGGCCGAGGTGATATATGCTTGTCTCTCCCCTCATTTTTACAATGGCCATTCTGATTCCCTGGTGCTGACTTTTTACCTTCACATGTAACAGAATATCCTGTTGCAACTGAAGATAACCCACAGATTAAAAGGTTCCAGCCACCACCAGCTCCCCAACTCAGACATTTACCTTCTCCACCTGTCAGAATCGATAAATCTGCAAGAAGAAAGAGCTTCTCTGCAACATGTCAATATCCATCGTTCGCTAAGCTTTTCTCAGCTGCAGAGCTTCAACTGGCAACTAACTGTTTCAGTGAGGAAAATCTACTCGGAGAGGGTCCTCTTGGTTCTGTTTACAGAGCAAAGTTGCCTGATGGTCAGGtatatctctcttctctctcttcaaacattcaaaattgggaattttattatttgtgtCTCATCCAttgatgttttgttaaaacagTTTGCCGTCGTCAGAAACATCCCAATGTCTTCGCTATCTTTACATGAAGAGGAACAGTTTACTGAAGTGCTTCAGACAGCCTCCAAACTAAGACACCCAAACATTGTTACACTTCTCGGTTTCTGCATTGAGAATGGAGAGCATCTTCTTGTCTATGAGTATGTTGGCCATTTGTCGTTGTACAATGCTATGCATGATGAGGTATACAAGCCACTTTCTTGGGGCTTGCGTCTCCGCATTGCTATTGGAGTTGCCCGAGCTCTGGAGTAAGTATTCTATCTTCTCAAACTAGTGGTAGTAGCTATTCCCTACCCTTGcagttatttattttgactCTTCCCTATCTGGTGAATCAAAAACTTTCAGCTATTTGCACTCGTCGTTTTGCCCTCCTATAGCCCATAGCGATCTGAAAGCAACAAACATCTTACTAGACGAAGAACTTACACCTCGTATTGCTGACTGTGGGCTTGCTAGTTTAAGGCCACTTACAAGCAACAGTGTTAAACTTCGGGTAAGTAAGACAGCATCTGATGTGTCACCTAATTCTTTGACTCAGAGAGACCTAATGAGTTGTGATTTAGAGCAGGCTTCAGAAATAGCGATACAAAACACTGGCTACATAGCACCAGAACATGGACAACCAGGAAGCAGTGGCACAAAGAGTGACACTTATGCACTGGGAGTGCTACTCTTAGAACTGTTAACAGGAAGGAAAGCATTTGACAGGTACACAAGCGTTTcacataataatataatcattGATGCCTAAGCTAAGCTAATCATGACCCTTTTCTGATGGATGTTTTGCAGCTCACGACCCCGAGGAGAACAGCTACTGGTGAAATGGGCATCAACCAGACTTCATGACAGGCGAAGCTTAGAACAGATGATTGATGGAGGCATAGCCGGCACATTCTCCTCAAGAGTCGCCTCACAATACGCAGACATTATCTCCCTATGCACTCAGGTATTGTCATTAGAGTTTCTTCACTCAGGATCATTACATTAACTAACCATTCTTTCATAAGCAGGCAGAGAAGGAGTTCAGACCACCGGTTTCAGAAATAGTGGAAGCCCTCACTGCGCTGAtacagaaacagaacaagGAAGCAAGCAGTAGTGTAGCAGACAAGACCGACCCTTTTAGTAAATCTTTCTGCTCAACACGCACACGCTTCATCTCCTCACCTACCTTCAGCTACCTCTCCTCTTGAACATTTTCTGTATCTCTACTTCATGCACATATACTTTACTGTGAAAAGAATAGTTCTTAGCATATGATGATATACACGTATTAGTCTTGGTAAAAAGGAAGTTTCTTGGTATATAATAGAAATACAAAAGAGTTTGAAACAAGGCAAAATCCTAAAGCAAGAAACAGGGTCACTTGGTGTACTGAAACTAAGTTTTCTAGCAAATCCCAAAGATCAAACTAAGCAGAAACCCCAGCGTTCAACAATGTATTGATCTCTCCTCTTATATTCACAGGTCTTCCATCAAACATGGAAGAGAGACTTGTCTCACATAGCTCCTTGAGTTCTCTTGTTTTCGAAAGTGCAGCTTCCTGTATTCAATACCAAAATCAATAAACAGAATTTGTTAGATAATAGCCCCTTCCAATTCCAAATTTCTGATAATCCACAGTTTAGCCAAAACAAGCTTTTTAAGAACATGAGGTTACCTGTTTTGGCCATATAGCAGAAAGTGAATTCTGCAGCTCCATGCGTCTTCTACCCACATCTTTCAAGCTCTCTCTTAACTTCACTTCACGgtgcttcttctcctccagCTCTGAAACAAGCCTATCTAGGAATCTGTTCGacaaacaaatacatatatcaGAAGCTGTGGTACTCACTGTGATCCCCTGGCAGAGATTCTTTATCCTAACGCACCTTTTGGAGTTGAGGATCATGATCAGATCCCGAGATTTCTTGTTTGTTAGCAATGAAATGGCCATGGAGATGTCAACCACCATTGGCTCTATGGTTTCAGGAGAATACTGCTGAAGAACCATGGGGGAGACTGCTTGCACGTGGTGTTGCAAGGACAGCGTATCTTCATTTCTCAGTTCTATCAAACGCTGGTTCAAAAATGCCTTGACCTGACACAAGAGAAACGACATCAACTCAAGAAGCATATCCAGGATTAAACTGAGAATTAGATAGTTAGTGATAAGAGTACCTCATACAAATCATCAAGGATCTTATTCCTATATTCTGTCTCCAACAGCTGGCTCCTCTCTCCTCCACTCCCTAAGACTTGAGTTGTAGAATCTGTCAACTGTGTCTGGTTTGATTCTAGCAAAGCTGAATCACCTATTTCTTCTACCTGAGGTGTTTCAACACTTACATCCCAAGAAATCTCAGAAACATCAACCTCAAGGCCTTGGCTTTCTTCCACTTTAAATGGAGAATTCTCAGGAATATCGCTGGCATTGACAATTTCATATGAACCTAGATCATTTCCACTATCAACTTCTTCTACCATACTAACATCCCAATCTATCTCAGGAGTCTCAACCGTAATATCCCAATCAATGCTGTCTGCAGCCGCATCTGTACCATTTGCATTCTCAGATGACTGAATATTATCAGCATCGAGACCTTCAGAGTCCCCAAAAACGCTTAATGATGGAGGGTTTTCACGAATGTATTTCAGGTTTTGTAAGACAATCCTCAAAGGCTTCTGCAGACAGATCAGAAGCCGGTCAATTCAATCTCCAGGAAACAAggaccaaaattttaaagagaaagagattgaagTTAAACAGTGATCTTACATCTTTCTCAGTATGAACATCTTGAACATAGGCAGAGTAGTACTCCATTGCCCCTGTTACTGAGTCACTGTTGATAACTTCCAGAATCTTGCTAAAGGTACTAGGAAGCGAACTCGCAGTCTCCAAAAGCTCACGCCTCACATTGTTTCCCTGATATCTTAAatgtttaaactttatatgatccttttaaaaaacatatagatgAAAATCAACCAAGTTTACAAGTAAACCTGCAATCCAAGCTCTCGGCAAGCATCCTCGTATTTTGTTGCTGAGAGTGCAACGCTCCTTTTGATATCAGCTTCTTTACGATCAAGTTCTGTCATTTGTTGCTGAACCTTTTGCACTTGCTTTTTCAGATAAGGGCTTCATGttttgcaaaaagaaaacatattagGGAGATCAGAAATGCCAAAGTAGAGAGACTATAGGTAAAATCAAGTAGAAGCCAACTTACATTTCGTAATTAACATTCTGAATTATTATCTGAGCTGCCTCCCCAAGATAAATGTGATCTTTTTCAAACGCACGAACAATTGCTTCCCAAACACCCTAAAAGAGCATTATACAGCTGAGACAATGAACACAAACAAAAGTGCGAAACAGAGAGACAGTTTTCCTTACAGAAGCACCCGAAAGTCGACCAAAGATGTTGCGGCTTTCCGGAGTTGTCTTCAGGAGAATCTCATACACCTTTTTGACCTCCAAGTAACCGATCACTGGAAGCAAAACAACATTAAACTTGAATGAGAATACAACCAAGTAAGGCCCTCCTCCTAATCAATCATCAGACAtaaccaaacaacaaacaagcTTACGGTGTTCACAAAGATGCCAATAAAATCTCTTTGgcattttcaaacaaaatactAACACTTTAAGTTATAAATGAGAGCAGTGAACCAAAACGCAATTTAAGACGAATTCGTTTTGAAGGTTTGAAAATTCGCCAAACtgataaaagaacaaaatttgaagaatttaAAACCTTCAGGATCTAGGGTTTGAAAGAATGGATCGATCTCTTTAGGCAAAGAAGAGAActcttttaagattttgaCTCTGATCACAGCAACCCTCTTCCTCCAATCCGCCGGAATTCTCTTCCGATCCACCAACCattcttcaaattcaacaaaattgaaatcaaatgaaGACAATAATCACCAACGCAGATTCGAATCCAacgaagaaaacgaaaaaaaaaaaccaaagagatataaaaatttaaaattccgTGTACTCGTAATTGATAGTTCTGCATTACCTCCGAGACGAGAGAAGGTGATATCGATTGGAAGATTTTGAACATCATCTTGTGACGGCATTTTCTTCCGGTTAACCTTTCACGCTTTCTGGGAAATTTTATCTCCGAAGTCTCACACAGTTTAACGTTTTGGAGTCTCAAGAGTTTGCTACAGAAGAACGCATAATTTCATTGGTCTCATCAAATATCTCGAATCCGGTTATTGAACTAACCGAACCAATTTACTCCGGTCCGCGGCAGATTAAAttgtttattggttttataTGGGTTGGTTGGATGGTCCATTACCGCGGTTAACATAAACTGGTCTATCTAGTAACGTCGGTTTTACCTTTACGGATTAGTCTAcagattttaaacttttttttctttacaagtTAAAACTATTTTGAGGAAATTATTTGTATGAATATTTTGTGAATGATgggaaagaaatcaaaattagtTTACCAGCTCAATTTGATCAAACCAATTAgcttaacaaaaacaaaacctagaCCATATTAGTGCCCATTCAAACAAAGTACAATGGAACAGTTAgagatacaaacaaaattcaatcaATATATTTGACAATCTAAGTTCATAAATCACATAATAATGACTTTTAACTTGTTTCATATAATGTCTAGTGTTTATAGATTGAATGTAAGAGCGGTTAATGGATCAttaaaaatcgaataaaaaatcttataataataatatagatgaTGGAATTGAAAAGTATATCTTAAAGTAAAAATCTAATAGctgaataatatatataggagaaatataataataataatttagagaacaaacaaaaaatatttatacaagTTTGTTATCAGCAATGTGACtagagagaaggaagaagaagagagaggggATGGAAAAGGACATGTTCTTGACCGCTTTATCagaatatttttcttggtttcatacaaaaataaaaacaaagtcgTCTTCTAATATTTTAAGGTAGAAGAAACttatacaacaaaaatatcagaaaataaaaaggagtTTGTCTTTAGGTTCTTCTCTCCaatctctatttttctctCCAATATCCTTCTTAAGTTTTTGAACCCTCTCCACTTCAATATAACcgacctctcttctctcttctgaAAAAAACACCAAAGGAGCTTTAAATGCTCCGTTACAtaatctctatctctttccAAGAATATAGAGAAaggaaaataatatacaaGAATTAAAAGAAGGTATATCATCATCTCTCTAGCTAGTGATCAAAGCaccgtcatcatcatcatatatcaTCAGCTTGCCTCAGAGGAGAAGACCAACATAAGAGAGATCGAAGATCAAAATCTAtctctcttcatcatcttctgctGTTACTATCATATCACACGCTCTCTCAAACATCATCCTATATATAGacttctcttcatcatcatcaaatgcAAGGTCATCACcagaatcatcatcaacacTTATCATCATCCTCCGCCACGTCTTCCCATGGAAACTTCATGTAATTTTTACTCACTTAATAACTTTTTGAATTGATTGATGATCCCCATGTTTTTAATAAGAGAGCTTTAATTTATGTGTGCAGGAACAAAGATGGGTATGATATTGGAGAGATAGACCCATCACTCTTCCTCTATCTTGATGGACAAGGACATCATGATCCTCCATCAACTGCTCCTTCTCCTttacatcatcatcacacaacTCGTAtgcactctctctctctctcttttctttcttttttgggaattggggtttgtttttttggtttcagcAGATAAGGAAGATTCCCTTTAggtgtgtgagagagagagagagtcacAGCAAAAGCATGCCAAACAGatttcaatctttcttctgCCATCAGTACTCTATTCTTTCAGCTTTGACCAGATCCTCTCTCTTTTCAGACACCAAATCTTTCAAATCCATATATCTTACACTTCTTTAAAcccttttctctctctgtcctttttcttctaattagaAGAACTAGTCCGCTcacatatttatatacatgaCTTGTTATAACTAGACCATTTCTCATACATATGGTCACATGACTCATCTTATGGCAGAGAATTTGGCGATGAGACCTCCAACATCGACGCTCAACATCTTTCCATCTCAGCCTATGCACATAGAGCCACCTCCTTCTTCTACACACAATGTAATAATTATTACTATTACTTtataaatttctatatatatatgccaattttagttggtttctgtttctaatttaatataatGTCAGCGCAACTACTAGCCATTTCATATAATATCAAGTCAGACCAATTATTATacgtttcttatttttctattgagtagtgatttgattgttttttggttgtt includes:
- the SRF2 gene encoding STRUBBELIG-receptor family 2 (STRUBBELIG-receptor family 2 (SRF2); FUNCTIONS IN: protein serine/threonine kinase activity, kinase activity, ATP binding; INVOLVED IN: transmembrane receptor protein tyrosine kinase signaling pathway, protein amino acid phosphorylation; LOCATED IN: endomembrane system; EXPRESSED IN: flower; EXPRESSED DURING: petal differentiation and expansion stage; CONTAINS InterPro DOMAIN/s: Serine/threonine-protein kinase domain (InterPro:IPR002290), Leucine-rich repeat-containing N-terminal domain, type 2 (InterPro:IPR013210), Leucine-rich repeat (InterPro:IPR001611), Serine/threonine-protein kinase-like domain (InterPro:IPR017442), Protein kinase-like domain (InterPro:IPR011009), Serine/threonine-protein kinase, active site (InterPro:IPR008271), Protein kinase, catalytic domain (InterPro:IPR000719), Tyrosine-protein kinase, catalytic domain (InterPro:IPR020635); BEST Arabidopsis thaliana protein match is: STRUBBELIG-receptor family 8 (TAIR:AT4G22130.1); Has 1807 Blast hits to 1807 proteins in 277 species: Archae - 0; Bacteria - 0; Metazoa - 736; Fungi - 347; Plants - 385; Viruses - 0; Other Eukaryotes - 339 (source: NCBI BLink).): MKTKQQLRFLATILLTTILFVLAKTDTDPLEVLALQDLYKSLRNPEQLRGWRLEGGDPCGEAWLGISCSGSSIVDLQLRELKLLGSLGNQLQHLHNLKILDVSFNNLEGEIPFGLPPNATHINMAYNNLTQSIPFSLPLMTSLQSLNLSHNSLSGPLGNVFSGLQIKEMDLSFNNLTGDLPSSFGTLMNLTSLYLQNNRLTGSVIYLADLPLADLNIEDNQFSGIIPSHFQSIPHLWIWGNKFHVEPNYKPWKFPLDVRPLIQNDTGYPTTESSAIMNFPRPETQKVKKKKKGIGAGSTFLLVGGLALLGTFFALFAVRMNHRRAQNLAAIHRSNNSIAYSLPVSTGREYPVATEDNPQIKRFQPPPAPQLRHLPSPPVRIDKSARRKSFSATCQYPSFAKLFSAAELQLATNCFSEENLLGEGPLGSVYRAKLPDGQFAVVRNIPMSSLSLHEEEQFTEVLQTASKLRHPNIVTLLGFCIENGEHLLVYEYVGHLSLYNAMHDEVYKPLSWGLRLRIAIGVARALDYLHSSFCPPIAHSDLKATNILLDEELTPRIADCGLASLRPLTSNSVKLRASEIAIQNTGYIAPEHGQPGSSGTKSDTYALGVLLLELLTGRKAFDSSRPRGEQLLVKWASTRLHDRRSLEQMIDGGIAGTFSSRVASQYADIISLCTQAEKEFRPPVSEIVEALTALIQKQNKEASSSVADKTDPFSKSFCSTRTRFISSPTFSYLSS
- a CDS encoding transcription termination factor family protein — encoded protein: MSFMRNPRFKSLLLNWVSQAFAETPLKPQLSRNPRFFATQRALVDAEVSGEKWGLRTRNEIRKVAQVAMFDYFYQTRGLQFLVAESMSKNAPVFNDNLLKKLNGCDVDVDDDDDIVKAITRFLWFHPVNEFEPFLESLGLKPSEFSHLIPCDKMFLNEDAFLLENYHVFWNYGIGREKMGKIFKEAREVFGYETGVLASKIKSYEDLGFSKLFLSKLIVCSPSILIGDMNVGLAKVMEMLKAIGFGVDWVTENLSEEVSYDWSSMHRCLSFLRDLYVDENELCELIRKMPRLIFEDSGEWTLILAGFEAKLGSSRSELSSLFQKFPQCQSLGKFVLNLRHCFLFLKDIEMDDDEIGKIFRLHSLWIGVSRLKQTSTLLINLKGGKGRLCQVIQENPEEMKKWIMGLRVQPLPATGYKVNTKSKTMKTQFLLDLGYKENSEEMERALKNFRGKGSELRERFNVLVSFGLTEKDVKDMVKACPSILTQACDILESKVNYLVKELGYPLSTLVTFPTCLKYTLQRMKLRFSMFSWLQDRGKADPKLQVSTILVCSDKFFATRFVNRHPDGPKHLEDLKKLLVC
- a CDS encoding uncharacterized protein (unknown protein; CONTAINS InterPro DOMAIN/s: Protein of unknown function DUF773 (InterPro:IPR008491); Has 365 Blast hits to 359 proteins in 109 species: Archae - 9; Bacteria - 13; Metazoa - 209; Fungi - 7; Plants - 47; Viruses - 0; Other Eukaryotes - 80 (source: NCBI BLink).) — protein: MPSQDDVQNLPIDITFSRLGEWLVDRKRIPADWRKRVAVIRVKILKEFSSLPKEIDPFFQTLDPEVIGYLEVKKVYEILLKTTPESRNIFGRLSGASGVWEAIVRAFEKDHIYLGEAAQIIIQNVNYEIPYLKKQVQKVQQQMTELDRKEADIKRSVALSATKYEDACRELGLQGNNVRRELLETASSLPSTFSKILEVINSDSVTGAMEYYSAYVQDVHTEKDKPLRIVLQNLKYIRENPPSLSVFGDSEGLDADNIQSSENANGTDAAADSIDWDITVETPEIDWDVSMVEEVDSGNDLGSYEIVNASDIPENSPFKVEESQGLEVDVSEISWDVSVETPQVEEIGDSALLESNQTQLTDSTTQVLGSGGERSQLLETEYRNKILDDLYEVKAFLNQRLIELRNEDTLSLQHHVQAVSPMVLQQYSPETIEPMVVDISMAISLLTNKKSRDLIMILNSKRFLDRLVSELEEKKHREVKLRESLKDVGRRRMELQNSLSAIWPKQEAALSKTRELKELCETSLSSMFDGRPVNIRGEINTLLNAGVSA